A genomic window from Streptomyces sp. WMMC940 includes:
- a CDS encoding TOBE domain-containing protein produces MSLSIRNQLPGTVIAVTGGPAMATVRIRLDSGEEITSAVTADAVSELGIFPGGAVSALMKASEVALATARVEGLSIRNQLPGTVTSVSPGAAMATVRLRLDGGQDLTAVITKDALDELGFTAGGTAVALVKSTEISLSTA; encoded by the coding sequence ATGAGCCTGAGCATCCGCAACCAGCTGCCCGGCACCGTGATCGCGGTCACCGGCGGCCCCGCCATGGCGACGGTGAGGATCCGCCTCGACAGCGGTGAGGAGATCACCTCGGCCGTGACCGCCGACGCCGTCTCGGAGCTGGGCATCTTCCCCGGCGGAGCGGTCAGCGCCCTGATGAAGGCCAGCGAGGTGGCCCTCGCGACGGCGCGCGTGGAGGGCCTCAGCATCCGCAACCAGCTGCCCGGCACGGTCACATCGGTGAGCCCCGGCGCGGCGATGGCCACCGTCCGGCTGAGGCTGGACGGCGGCCAGGACCTGACCGCGGTGATCACCAAGGACGCGCTGGACGAGCTCGGGTTCACGGCGGGCGGCACCGCGGTCGCCCTGGTCAAGTCGACGGAGATCTCGCTCTCCACCGCCTGA
- a CDS encoding class I adenylate-forming enzyme family protein: MTDTAHSLGASRTLWELIDRRARLTPGRTVLLQDDRRLTFGELRERCERVAAGLYARGVRPGTVVAWQLPTRIESVVLTGALARIGAVQSPVIPFYRDREVGFALDACAAEFFAVPGVWRGFDHTAMARRIGARRIFEAYEELPDGDPSALPPPPADGTEVRWIYWTSGTTSDPKGVLHTDRSLIAGGSCLAHALRLTSDDVGSIAFPFAHIGSADYLVMLLLRGFPAVLFEKFALPEALDTYRRHGVTTAGGSTAFYSMFLAEQRRQPGEPVVPTLRLLAGGGAPKPPELYHAVVREMGVQLAHGYGMTEVPMITMGSPDDRPEDLATTEGRPPEGMEIRIVDGEVRLRGEAVCRGYLDPEQTAAAFDADGFLITGDLGHLTESGRLVLTGRLKDVIIRKGENISAKEIEDLLHEHPAVAEAAVIGLPDPERGERVCAVVQQPEGAGPLSLEEVTEYLRGAGLAVHKLPEQLELVDALPRNDTLRKVLKYKLRERFTGADTTSRA, from the coding sequence GTGACCGACACCGCACACTCCCTGGGCGCCTCCCGCACGCTCTGGGAGCTGATCGACCGCCGCGCCCGGCTCACCCCCGGCCGCACCGTCCTGCTCCAGGACGACCGCCGCCTCACCTTCGGCGAACTGCGCGAACGCTGCGAACGGGTCGCCGCCGGGCTGTACGCGCGCGGCGTCCGGCCCGGCACGGTCGTGGCCTGGCAGCTTCCCACCCGGATCGAGTCCGTCGTGCTGACCGGGGCGCTGGCGAGGATCGGCGCCGTGCAGTCCCCGGTGATCCCCTTCTACCGGGACCGCGAGGTCGGCTTCGCCCTGGACGCCTGCGCGGCGGAGTTCTTCGCGGTGCCGGGCGTCTGGCGCGGCTTCGACCACACGGCGATGGCCCGGCGGATCGGTGCCCGGAGGATCTTCGAGGCGTACGAGGAGCTCCCCGACGGCGACCCCTCCGCCCTGCCCCCGCCGCCCGCCGACGGCACCGAGGTGCGCTGGATCTACTGGACCTCCGGGACCACTTCCGACCCCAAGGGCGTCCTGCACACCGACCGTTCGCTGATCGCGGGCGGCTCCTGCCTCGCCCATGCGCTGCGGCTGACGTCCGACGACGTCGGCTCCATCGCCTTCCCGTTCGCCCACATCGGCAGCGCGGACTACCTGGTGATGCTGCTGCTCCGCGGTTTCCCCGCCGTGCTCTTCGAGAAGTTCGCCCTTCCGGAGGCGCTGGACACCTACCGCAGGCACGGGGTGACCACCGCCGGCGGGTCCACGGCCTTCTACTCGATGTTTCTCGCGGAACAACGCAGGCAACCGGGCGAGCCGGTCGTCCCCACGCTCCGGCTGCTCGCCGGCGGGGGCGCCCCCAAACCGCCCGAGCTGTACCACGCCGTCGTACGGGAGATGGGCGTGCAGCTCGCCCACGGCTACGGCATGACCGAGGTCCCCATGATCACGATGGGTTCTCCGGACGACCGGCCGGAGGACCTCGCGACCACCGAGGGACGGCCGCCCGAAGGCATGGAGATACGCATCGTCGACGGCGAGGTGCGGCTGCGCGGCGAGGCCGTCTGCAGGGGGTATCTGGACCCGGAGCAGACCGCCGCCGCGTTCGACGCCGACGGCTTCCTGATCACCGGCGACCTGGGGCATCTCACCGAGTCCGGCCGTCTCGTCCTGACCGGAAGACTCAAGGACGTCATCATCCGCAAGGGCGAGAACATCTCCGCCAAGGAGATCGAGGACCTGCTCCACGAGCACCCCGCCGTCGCCGAGGCGGCGGTGATCGGACTGCCCGACCCGGAGCGCGGCGAGCGGGTCTGCGCCGTGGTCCAACAGCCCGAGGGGGCGGGACCGCTGAGTCTTGAAGAGGTCACGGAGTACCTGCGCGGCGCGGGCCTCGCCGTGCACAAGCTCCCGGAACAGCTGGAACTCGTGGACGCGCTGCCCCGCAACGACACACTGCGCAAGGTGCTCAAGTACAAGCTGCGCGAGCGGTTCACTGGGGCGGACACGACATCCAGGGCGTGA